From one Vanacampus margaritifer isolate UIUO_Vmar chromosome 12, RoL_Vmar_1.0, whole genome shotgun sequence genomic stretch:
- the tm9sf3 gene encoding transmembrane 9 superfamily member 3, with the protein MGSSRWRVAAAVFLTLLGSLIPVEADEHEHTYTDKEEVVLWMNTVGPYHNRQETYKYFSLPFCAGTKKTISHYHETLGEALQGVELEFSGLNIKFNDEVLQTTYCEIDLDKAKRDAFVYAIKNHYWYQMYIDDLPIWGIVGEADENGEDHYLWTYKKLEIGFNGNRIVDVNLTSEGKVRLVPNTKIAMSYSVKWKKSDVKFEDRFDKYLDPSFFQHRIHWFSIFNSFMMVIFLVGLVSMILMRTLRKDYARYSKEEEMDDMDRDLGDEYGWKQVHGDVFRPSSHPLIFSSLIGSGCQIFSVSLIVIIVAMVEDLYTERGSMLSTAIFVYAATSPVNGYFGGSLYAKQGGRRWIKQMFIGAFMIPAMVCGTAFFINFIAIYYHASRAIPFGTMVAVCCICFFVILPLNLVGTILGRNLSGQPNFPCRVNAVPRPIPEKKWFMEPAVIVCLGGILPFGSIFIEMYFIFTSFWAYKIYYVYGFMMLVLVILCIVTVCVTIVCTYFLLNAEDYRWQWTSFLSAASTAVYVYMYSFYYYFFKTKMYGLFQTSFYFGYMAVFSTALGIMCGAVGYMGTSAFVRKIYTNVKID; encoded by the exons ATGGGATCATCCAGGTGGAGGGTGGCAGCTGCGGTGTTCCTCACTCTACTAGGCTCCTTAATACCTGTCGAAGCAGATGAACATGAACACACA TACACAGATAAAGAGGAGGTAGTATTATGGATGAACACAGTGGGGCCTTACCACAACCGACAGGAGACATACAAGTATTTCTCTTTACCCTTCTGTGCGGGCACAAAGAAAACCATCAGTCATTACCACGAAACACTTGGAGAAGCTCTGCAGGGAGTGGAGCTGGAGTTTAGCGGCCTTAACATCAAGTTCAATG ATGAAGTCTTGCAGACAACGTATTGTGAAATTGACCTGGACAAAGCCAAACGGGATGCTTTTGTGTATGCAATAAAGAATCACTACTGGTACCAAATGTACATTGATGACCTGCCCATTTGGG GTATTGTTGGCGAGGCAGATGAGAATGGAGAAGATCACTACCTTTGGACATACAAGAAATTGGAGATCGGCTTTAACGGCAACAGAATTGTTGATGTAAATCTAACCAGTGAAGGCAAAGTTCGACTTGTGCCCAACACAAAGATTGCAATGTCTTACTCT GTGAAATGGAAGAAATCGGATGTGAAGTTTGAGGACAGATTTGACAAGTACCTCGACCCATCCTTCTTCCAGCACCGG ATACACTGGTTCTCTATCTTTAACTCCTTCATGATGGTGATCTTCTTGGTGGGTCTGGTGTCCATGATTTTGATGAGAACTCTCAGGAAGGATTACGCCAGATACAGCAAAGAGGAGGAAATGGACGACATG GACCGAGACCTGGGAGACGAATACGGCTGGAAGCAGGTGCACGGGGACGTATTCCGGCCCTCGAGCCATCCGCTGATTTTCTCCTCACTCATTGGTTCCGGCTGCCAGATCTTCTCTGTATCTCTCATTGTCATTATTGTGGCAATGGTTGAGGATCTGTATACCGA GAGAGGATCGATGCTGAGCACGGCCATTTTTGTGTATGCTGCCACTTCCCCTGTCAATGGCTACTTTGGTGGAAGCTTGTATGCAAAACAAGGAG GGAGAAGATGGATCAAGCAAATGTTCATCGGGGCCTTTATGATCCCAGCAATGGTGTGCGGGACGGCCTTTTTCATCAACTTCATTGCAATCTACTATCACGCCTCCAGAGCGATCCCTTTTGGTACCATG GTTGCCGTGTGTTGCATCTGCTTTTTCGTCATCCTGCCGCTAAACCTGGTGGGAACAATTTTGGGGAGGAATCTTTCTGGCCAGCCAAATTTCCCATGCAGGGTAAATGCTGTGCCGAGGCCCATCCCAGAAAAGAAATG GTTCATGGAGCCAGCTGTCATCGTCTGTCTCGGCGGAATCCTTCCTTTTGGTTCCATCTTTATTGAAAT GTATTTCATCTTCACATCGTTCTGGGCCTATAAAATCTACTACGTCTACGGCTTCATGATGCTAGTGCTGGTTATCCTTTGCATCGTGACGGTGTGCGTCACCATCGTGTGTACGTACTTCCTGCTCAATGCCGAGGACTACAGATG GCAATGGACAAGCTTCCTGTCAGCTGCATCCACTGCAGTTTATGTTTACATGTACTCTTTTTACTACTATTTCTTCAAAACTAA GATGTACGGGCTGTTCCAGACATCCTTCTACTTCGGTTACATGGCTGTGTTCAGCACTGCTCTTGGAATCATGTGTG GTGCCGTCGGATACATGGGAACAAGTGCCTTCGTGAGGAAGATATACACAAATGTGAAAATAGACTAA